The Vicia villosa cultivar HV-30 ecotype Madison, WI unplaced genomic scaffold, Vvil1.0 ctg.002023F_1_1, whole genome shotgun sequence genome has a segment encoding these proteins:
- the LOC131637539 gene encoding protein FAR-RED IMPAIRED RESPONSE 1-like — translation MDSLNILIDSGDSQREDVEVDHDDGDGDDSRWVPEIGMCFYCVEEVKTYYQQYALKKGFGWRIRSSKKGDDGELNYIILSCSRGGSTVSKISCTLKTLPSRAKNCPAKIYVKMKEDGLWYITQFESIHSHETSPTKARLFKANKKMNLHVRRKIQINVDAGVRINKTFQSLVKDAGRHENIPFCEKDVRNYINKERRAIGKEGDGKALISYFCKMREQNTNFFYDIDLDDDFHVRNVFWADARSRAAYEYFGDVVTFDTTYLTNKYDMPFAAFVGVNHHGQSTLLGCGLLSGEDTDSFVWLFKSWLRCMLEKPPMGIVTDQCKAMKNAIELVFPTTRHRWCLWHIMKKIPEKLSGYGEYKRIKYAMKEAVYDTFTTDGFEQKWSLFIEKFNLQENDWLGGLYMERHRWAPTLLRKYFWAGMSTTQRSESIHAFFDGYINSTTSLNQFVKQYDNALRSRAEKEFEADFNSMDTTIPCGSNSTIEKQFQNKYTHAKFKEIQVEFRSKMNCSTSLKGVEGCFATYHVLEEILVGEIRKERVLKVVLNKENHDFKCECSLFEFRELKPKMDKFDKLCKHFYEVAEVAADSDETTDDLHETLHLFSSNMSIKDSVVVEENINEDSNPINSNHIRSPKHVKRKGRPPSKRKIFVSDTIVKRSRKQTKKSDHIELTTECNIGMVGSQLGSNICVESSLEVVNGGHCLNSNIVVGGNMSFMDLLTTCETPLVGSSQVCTN, via the exons ATGGATAGCTTAAACATTTTAATAGATTCAGGAGATAGTCAAAGGGAAGATGTAGAAGTTGATCACGATGATGGTGATGGCGATGATTCACGTTGGGTTCCCGAAATTGGAATGTGTTTTTATTGTGTAGAGGAAGTTAAAACATATTATCAGCAGTATGCTTTGAAAAAGGGTTTCGGATGGAGGATTAGGTCATCGAAAAAGGGAGATGATGGAGAGCTCAACTACATAATACTTTCATGTTCAAGAGGGGGATCAACTGTTTCAAAAATTTCATGCACGTTAAAGACACTACCATCTCGAGCGAAAAATTGTCCTGCCAAAATttatgttaaaatgaaagaagatGGTTTGTGGTACATTACACAATTTGAATCTATCCATTCTCATGAAACTAGCCCTACGAAAGCTAGATTGTTCAAGGCCAACAAGAAAATGAACTTACACgtgagaagaaaaatccaaatcAATGTTGACGCGGGAGTAAGGATCAACAAGACTTTTCAATCGCTAGTTAAAGATGCAGGTCGTCATGAAAATATTCCGTTTTGTGAAAAGGACGTGAGGAATTATATTAACAAAGAACGTCGTGCAATTGGAAAAGAAGGTGATGGTAAGGCTTTGATAAGTTATTTTTGTAAAATGAGGGAACAAAATACAAATTTCTTCTATGACATAGATTTGGATGATGATTTTCATGTGAGGAATGTATTTTGGGCGGATGCAAGAAGTAGAGCCGCTTATGAATATTTTGGTGATGTTGTAACTTTCGATACAACATACTTGACTAACAAGTATGACATGCCTTTTGCTGCATTTGTAGGTGTGAATCACCATGGTCAATCAACATTACTTGGTTGTGGATTACTATCAGGTGAAGACACAGATTCTTTTGTGTGGCTTTTCAAGTCATGGCTTCGTTGTATGTTAGAAAAACCACCTATGGGTATTGTGACCGATCAATGTAAGGCTATGAAaaatgctattgagttagtctTCCCTACAACTCGTCATAGGTGGTGTTTATGGCATATAATgaaaaaaattccagaaaaaCTTAGCGGATATGGTGAATACAAAAGGATCAAGTATGCAATGAAAGAAGCAGTCTATGATACATTCACAACAGATGGTTTTGAACAAAAATGGAGTTTGTTCATAGAAAAATTTAATCTCCAAGAGAATGATTGGTTGGGAGGGTTGTATATGGAGCGTCATCGGTGGGCACCAACTTTGTTAAGGAAATATTTTTGGGCTGGTATGTCTACTACGCAGCGTAGTGAGAGCATACATGCCTTCTTTGATGGATATATAAATTCTACAACAAGTCTAAATCAATTTGTGAAACAATATGATAATGCTCTTAGAAGTCGGGCAGAAAAGGAATTTGAAGCTGATTTTAATTCGATGGATACAACAATTCCATGTGGGTCAAACTCGACCATTGAGAAGCAATTCCAAAATAAGTATACTCATGCCAAATTCAAGGAAATTCAAGTGGAATTCAGATCTAAAATGAATTGTTCTACCTCATTGAAAGGCGTGGAAGGTTGCTTTGCTACGTATCATGTGTTAGAGGAGATATTAGTTGGAGAGATACGTAAAGAGCGAGTCTTAAAAGTTGTACTTAACAAGGAAAACCATGATTTCAAATGTGAATGCTCATTGTTTGAGTTTAGAG AATTGAAGCCAAAAATGGACAAGTTTGACAAATTATGCAAACACTTTTATGAGGTTGCTGAAGTAGCTGCTGATTCAGATGAGACTACTGATGACCTCCATGAAACATTACATTTGTTTAGCTCCAATATGTCCATAAAGGATAGTGTAGTTGTTGAAGAGAATATCAATGAGGATTCCAATCCAATCAATAGTAATCACATTCGTAGCCCAAAACATGTCAAGCGCAAAGGTCGTCCTCcatctaaaagaaaaatatttgtcTCTGATACGATTGTTAAGAGGTCAAGGAAGCAAACCAAAAAAAGTGATCACATTGAGCTTACTACA GAGTGCAATATTGGAATGGTGGGAAGTCAGCTCGGAAGTAACATTTGTGTAGAATCATCTCTTGAGGTTGTTAATGGAGGACATTGCTTAAATTCAAATATCGTG GTTGGAGGTAATATGTCATTCATGGATCTTTTGACAACATGTGAAACACCTTTGGTGGGTTCATCTCAAGTTTGtacaaattga
- the LOC131637541 gene encoding uncharacterized protein LOC131637541, with protein MQKQTIEKAFNNNMIIERVVATGEELKYDIVNAALFEQGQQFVDPYDYQRLVAENRDFKERITILEGAARMLKEAKDNTRFENEDVQDDQQMVNFITEDEVGIAVGDVGHNTPPNVDANVVENQPKSTSNMATRLKKKPRTKRGKSSRMNL; from the exons ATGCAGAAGCAAACTATTGAGAAGGCATTTAACAATAACATG ATAATTGAAAGAGTGGTTGCAACAGGGGAAGAATTGAAATATGACATAGTCAATGCTGCCTTGTTTGAACAAGGACAACAATTTGTGGATCCTTATGATTATCAAAGGTTGGTGGCTGAGAATAGAGATTTCAAAGAGAGGATAACAATTCTTGAGGGTGCAGCGAGGATGCTTAAAGAGGCAAAAGATAACACTCGGTTTGAAAATGAGGATGTCCAAGATGATCAACAAATGGTGAACTTTATCACCGAAGATGAAGTCGGAATTGCTGTTGGAGATGTTGGACATAACACTCCACCAAATGTTGATGCCAATGTTGTGGAAAACCAACCAAAGTCTACCTCCAACATGGCTACAAGACTTAAGAAGAAACCAAGGACGAAGCGTGGAAAAAGTAGTAGAatgaatttataa